The following are from one region of the Hymenobacter sp. YIM 151858-1 genome:
- a CDS encoding DUF3592 domain-containing protein, producing the protein MNWQVVVPIIAFLALFIWAVVRGEQHSRRLREAGARTKGVIIGNKLDIGRISVIRPIVRFETNTGKIVEAEDKNGVATLVPAYRKGAVVNVVYNEANPLDFEILS; encoded by the coding sequence ATGAATTGGCAAGTAGTAGTACCAATTATTGCCTTCTTAGCTCTGTTTATTTGGGCAGTGGTACGAGGGGAACAACATTCTCGAAGATTGCGTGAAGCTGGAGCGAGAACCAAAGGAGTAATCATTGGTAATAAGTTGGATATAGGTCGTATATCGGTCATTAGACCCATCGTTCGATTCGAAACTAATACAGGGAAGATTGTAGAAGCGGAGGATAAAAACGGCGTGGCAACCCTTGTTCCGGCGTATAGGAAGGGAGCTGTTGTGAACGTTGTTTACAATGAAGCCAACCCTCTTGATTTCGAAATTCTGAGCTAA
- a CDS encoding 3-ketoacyl-ACP reductase, translated as MESLTGKVALVTGAGKGIGRAVAVALAKEGAHVGLLARTETQLQEVAREIAALGGKAAVVAADVADRLAVEAAVEQVRQQLGPIDILINNAGIGTFAKLLDMPVEEWERIIQVNLLGTYYTTRAALPDMVARQAGDIINVASTAGQRGAATTSAYSASKFAVLGFTESLMQEVRKQNIRVSALTPSTVATELAISNNLTDGNPERVMQPDDLAEFIIAQLKLNRRIFIKEAGMWSTNP; from the coding sequence ATGGAATCACTCACCGGGAAAGTAGCCCTCGTAACCGGCGCCGGCAAAGGCATTGGCCGGGCAGTAGCCGTAGCGCTGGCCAAAGAAGGCGCCCACGTGGGCCTGCTGGCCCGCACCGAAACCCAACTGCAGGAGGTGGCCCGCGAAATTGCCGCCCTGGGCGGAAAAGCCGCCGTGGTTGCGGCCGATGTAGCCGACCGCCTTGCCGTGGAAGCCGCCGTGGAGCAGGTACGCCAGCAGCTCGGGCCCATCGATATCCTCATCAACAACGCGGGCATCGGCACGTTTGCCAAGCTGCTCGACATGCCCGTGGAGGAATGGGAGCGGATTATTCAGGTGAACCTGCTGGGCACTTACTACACCACGCGCGCCGCGCTGCCCGATATGGTTGCGCGCCAGGCCGGCGACATCATCAACGTGGCCTCTACGGCGGGGCAGCGCGGCGCGGCCACCACCAGCGCCTACAGCGCCTCCAAGTTTGCGGTGCTGGGCTTCACCGAGTCGCTGATGCAGGAGGTGCGCAAGCAAAACATCCGCGTTTCGGCCCTCACGCCCAGCACCGTAGCCACCGAGCTGGCCATCAGCAACAACCTCACCGACGGCAACCCCGAGCGCGTGATGCAGCCCGACGACCTGGCCGAGTTCATCATCGCGCAGCTCAAGCTCAACCGCCGCATCTTCATCAAAGAGGCCGGCATGTGGTCGACGAACCCCTAG
- a CDS encoding cold-shock protein has translation MSTGTVKFFNETKGFGFINDAATGQDIFVHVTGLIDEIRDNDTVQFEVEQGRKGLNAVKVRRAQL, from the coding sequence ATGTCAACAGGAACCGTAAAATTCTTCAATGAAACCAAAGGCTTTGGTTTCATCAACGACGCCGCCACTGGTCAGGACATCTTCGTCCACGTAACCGGTCTGATCGACGAAATCCGCGACAACGACACGGTACAGTTTGAGGTAGAGCAAGGCCGCAAGGGCCTGAACGCCGTAAAGGTGCGTCGCGCTCAGCTGTAA
- a CDS encoding NmrA family NAD(P)-binding protein, whose translation MATSASSAPDSASPVVVLAGATGALGRRIAYHLQQRGATVRALVREGSGAKPEAAELRQLGAEVHEVNYGSVAQVARVCAGAGCVVSALSGLREVIVDTQRLLLLAAVEAGVPRFIPSDYCIDYTKLPAGSNRNLDLRREFGQRLDKAPIRATSVLNGMFTDLLTRQAPVILFGPRRVLYWGNPDQPLDFTALDDTAAYTAAAALDAAAPRYLRVAGEVASIRGLQAAAAAATGHEFKLLRAGSLGAFEVLTKLTRALTPNNGEVFPAWQGMQYLHNMFSGLPKLAPLDNQRYPDIRPATVREVLAARQ comes from the coding sequence ATGGCTACTTCGGCTTCTTCTGCTCCCGATTCCGCATCACCTGTTGTTGTGCTGGCCGGCGCCACCGGCGCCCTAGGTCGGCGCATTGCCTACCACCTGCAGCAGCGCGGGGCCACGGTGCGCGCCCTGGTGCGCGAGGGCAGCGGTGCCAAACCCGAAGCCGCGGAGCTGCGGCAGCTGGGCGCCGAGGTGCACGAGGTAAACTACGGCAGCGTGGCCCAAGTGGCCCGGGTGTGCGCCGGAGCCGGCTGCGTGGTGTCGGCCCTGTCGGGGTTGCGCGAGGTAATCGTGGACACGCAACGCCTCTTGTTGCTGGCCGCGGTGGAGGCCGGCGTGCCGCGCTTTATTCCTTCGGATTACTGCATCGATTACACCAAGCTACCCGCGGGCTCCAACCGCAACCTCGATCTGCGGCGCGAGTTCGGCCAGCGGCTCGATAAAGCGCCTATTCGGGCCACCTCCGTGCTCAACGGCATGTTCACGGATTTGCTTACCCGCCAGGCACCGGTAATCCTGTTCGGCCCGCGGCGGGTGCTGTACTGGGGCAACCCCGACCAGCCCCTCGACTTCACCGCCCTCGACGACACCGCCGCCTACACCGCCGCGGCCGCCCTCGATGCCGCCGCCCCTAGGTACCTGCGCGTGGCCGGCGAGGTGGCCAGCATCCGGGGGCTGCAAGCGGCCGCCGCCGCCGCCACGGGCCACGAGTTTAAGCTGCTGCGCGCCGGTAGCCTGGGTGCCTTCGAGGTACTTACCAAGCTTACGCGCGCCCTCACGCCCAACAACGGCGAGGTGTTTCCGGCGTGGCAGGGTATGCAATACCTGCACAACATGTTCAGCGGCCTGCCCAAGCTGGCGCCCCTGGATAACCAGCGCTACCCCGACATCCGGCCCGCCACGGTGCGCGAGGTGCTGGCCGCCCGCCAATAG
- a CDS encoding NADPH-dependent F420 reductase, producing MPAPRRRANQTTPTMNIGIIGAGHIGSALGERLTGLGHKVYIANSRGPETLKDVAQKTGATPVTAEEAARRGTDLIVVTIPLKNIPDLPKDLFAGVPAEVPVIDTCNYYPLLRDGQIPELESGSLTESEWVQQHLGRPVVKVFNNIHAEHIVTKGLPAGAPGRIALPVASDDAAAKQKVMALVEELGFDAVDGGNLHASWRYQPGTPAYGEYKPADKLREYLNDLGTERSEAQHAEFRANHAKQEQAIASQGIRL from the coding sequence GTGCCGGCACCTCGCCGGCGCGCGAACCAAACAACCCCAACCATGAACATCGGAATCATCGGCGCAGGCCACATCGGCAGCGCCCTGGGCGAGCGGCTTACCGGCCTAGGTCATAAGGTATACATCGCCAACTCCCGCGGCCCCGAGACGCTGAAAGACGTGGCCCAGAAAACCGGTGCTACACCCGTAACGGCCGAGGAAGCGGCCCGGCGCGGCACCGACCTGATCGTGGTGACGATTCCGCTGAAAAACATACCCGACCTGCCCAAAGACCTGTTCGCGGGTGTGCCGGCCGAGGTGCCCGTTATCGACACGTGCAATTACTACCCGCTGCTGCGCGACGGCCAGATTCCGGAGCTGGAAAGCGGCAGTCTCACCGAAAGCGAGTGGGTGCAGCAGCACCTAGGGCGCCCGGTGGTGAAGGTGTTCAATAATATCCACGCCGAGCACATCGTAACGAAGGGGCTGCCCGCCGGCGCCCCCGGGCGCATTGCCCTGCCCGTAGCCTCCGACGATGCCGCCGCCAAGCAAAAGGTAATGGCCCTGGTGGAGGAGCTGGGCTTCGATGCCGTAGATGGGGGCAACCTGCACGCCTCGTGGCGGTACCAGCCCGGCACCCCGGCTTATGGCGAATACAAGCCCGCCGACAAGCTGCGCGAGTACCTGAATGACCTAGGGACGGAACGCTCCGAGGCTCAGCACGCAGAGTTCAGGGCCAACCATGCCAAGCAGGAACAAGCAATAGCTTCGCAGGGCATCAGGCTTTAG